The Ornithodoros turicata isolate Travis chromosome 9, ASM3712646v1, whole genome shotgun sequence genome includes a region encoding these proteins:
- the LOC135368083 gene encoding neural proliferation differentiation and control protein 1-like has translation MLTYRTSVTSILLFILSEATSRSYEGPWQLGPAYRHGPDAGLQLPWLPQKYLEGRERLEEQDAHIAAEQDLREQMLSAAAREDVSFLERQVDRSMDEGIHQQAAAAARNDQPENSDEQPKGHTTPKDPGTRDPVAVAYRGSAHEHDNRVIAKASSFTDVYFVALVAGCSAVAVIGVVAAGFCFYKVQRNGRAAADVEYPAYGVTGPNKEAPSPTADRKLAQSAQMYHFQHQKQQMIAMEKNHTNRHTSASDVDTEEENEEGDYTVYECPGLAPTGEMEVKNPLFNDDQTPVSPPLPNGKQDPDKGDKQAPPSP, from the exons ATGTTAACGTACAGAACTTCTGTAACGTCCATACTTCTGTTCATCCTATCCGAAGCAACATCAAGAAGCTATGAGG GGCCATGGCAGCTGGGGCCTGCCTACCGCCATGGACCAGATGCAGGCTTGCAGTTGCCCTGGCTACCCCAGAAATACCTGGAAGGGAGGGAGAGACTGGAGGAACAGGATGCACACATTGCAGCGGAGCAGGATCTAAGGGAGCAAATGCTCAGTGCCGCTGCCCGGGAAGATGTGTCGTTTCTCGAAAGACAAGTTGACCGTTCCATGGATGAAG GAATCCATCAacaggcagcagcagcagcacgtAATGACCAGCCGGAAAATTCTGACGAACAGCCCAAAGGTCACACCACACCTAAGGACCCGGGCACGCGTGATCCCGTTGCGGTCGCTTATAGAGGCTCTGCTCACGAGCATGACAACAGGGTCATCGCCAAGGCATCTAGTTTCACGGACGTATATTTTGTTG CCCTTGTAGCTGGGTGCAGTGCTGTCGCTGTTATTGGGGTCGTGGCTGCAGGATTCTGTTTTTACAA GGTACAGAGGAACGGCCGGGCTGCAGCGGACGTGGAGTATCCTGCGTACGGTGTGACAGGGCCCAACAAGGAAGCACCCTCTCCTACTGCGGACAGGAAGCTGGCTCAAAGTGCTCAGATGTATCACTTTCAGCACCAGAAGCAACAAATGATTGCGATGGAGAA AAATCACACCAACAGACACACGTCTGCCTCGGATGTGGACACCGaggaagaaaacgaagaagGGGATTACACAGTATATGAATGCCCTGGCCTGGCTCCT ACTGGTGAAATGGAAGTGAAAAACCCACTCTTCAACGACGACCAGACCCCGGTATCTCCACCTCTTCCCAACGGAAAGCAAGATCCTGACAAGGGTGACAAGCAAGCTCCGCCATCTCCCTGA